ACTCAACTACTCTATAGCCATTTAGTGAGATTAAATATACCTGTTTTCCCATCCACTAGTTTGAATACTAATAGAAACCTCAAGAGGTAAGTTAGCTTTAGTGGGGACAAATACAGTATTATTATAAATTGGTAAATAATTCCCTCCTCCATTAAATCCTCAAAAAGAACTGGTAGAGCTCCCTAATTCAGAACTAACTCCATTAACGATTGATTGATAATCCTTTAGAAAATAAGTCTTTTATTTTTTAAATAATCATTCTAAATGGAAAAGAGCCATATTTACAAATCGAAAAAATTGGAATAAGATTGTTATGGTATAGAAATTAAAGGTAATATTCTTACCTTTTCTATACAATAAAATAAAGGAGGAGATTCATATGATTATAAAAAATGGACAGAAAATGACGAAAGAGGATAGACGAGACAAGGACTAGATATAGACAAAAAATAAGGGGATAGAATAATCATGGAAAAAATCTTGAAACCAATTAAAATTGTAGAATATAGCGAAAACTTAGCGGATGCAGTTGCGGATATGTGGAATAACAGTAACGAAGGGTGGGGAGGTTCAACTAACCAAACCACTGCTGAAGAAGTAAGAATAGCAGAAGCAAACTCTAGTAATTTAAAACTTTTTTTAGCGTTAGAAGAAGATAAGGTCGTAGGTTATTGTTCTCTGTCTGAATACCGTGAAGATAGTGGGTCATTATACATTCCATTATTAAATGTCAGACCCGATTATCACGGTAGAAAGATCGGGAAAATGTTAGTGTTACATGCGGTAAATGAGACAATTCAAAGAGGATGGCCGCGTGTAGACCTGTACACATGGCCAGGAAATACAAAAGCAGTCCCTTTGTATAAAAGGTGCGGGTTCTTTTGGGAAGATCGAGACGATACGACCCACTTAATGAATTTTATTCCGTCTGTCATGCAGACAGAAGTCGTGCAACCATATTTTAATAAGGTAGATTGGTATAATGCTAGTCAAAGAGAGATCCAAGTTGTGCCAGATGGACTCGAAGAAGGTAGTTACACGTATTTTGAATATCGCTGGTTTGATGAAAGTGCAGGCAGTTTACGAATGCAATTTGAGAAGTCAGGAAGAGGCTTGCGATTGATTGAAACAGATGATTACATAATAGAGGCGAAAATTGCTAACTTCGAACTTATATGTAATGGGAAGTATGCTGTTCAGTTTCACATTAAAAATAAATCAACACAGCCACTCTCTTTTAAATTAAAAGGAAAAGACGTTGATAACATCCACTTTCCAATAAATGAAAATATTATGATTGAAGATGAAAAATTAATTGAACGAAGTTTTCAACTAAGAGTCTTTGTTGAAGAGCAAAGTCCTTGGCGCACACATCCGAGCGTTCAAACTGACATTTGGATTAATGGCATGAAAGCAACCTTTGGAGTTGGGATAAAACCCATTTTGCCATCTGCAATTAAAGCAAAAGCTTCAGCTTCCTATATAGGAGAAGAAACTGAATTTTATTTAGATATCGAAAACCAATCACATAAAAATCAAACGTTTTCGTTCACTTTACCTACTTCCGATGTCGTGCAAATTCACGAACCATCCATTTCAATCCAATTAGCTGGTAAAGAGAGAACATCCCTCCCTATTAGCATGACGTTAACTCAGTATGGGTTTTACTCTCCTGAACTAAGCATCGATGTTGTCGATCAGGAAGGGAACTCACAAACATTCAATAAAAAAATTGGGATTGGATTTCCTGGAATTGGCGGTCAGTTTTTTGGTGAATGTGATGAATATTGGCATATGTATAATGGTCTAAATCATGCAGTATATCGAAAATTTAATAATGAATTCATTGTTGGGAGAAAAGTATCGAACAACCATCCAACAAGAATAATGTCTCCTAAATTAGGAAAACCGTATTCTGATGAATTTTCAAAGGCAAAGCCTGTACAAGTAGAAACGATCATAAAAGGGAGTACCACAATTCTTAAGGTCCACCTTTTATCACTTAAATATTTGAATATTTTATTAACTCAAGTATTCAAGCTCTATGCGGAAGGATTTGTAGAAAGCTATTTCGAAGTCAAAAACAAAGGAAAAGAAAACATAAACGACCTATTCGTACAGCAACCAGTTTTCCATAAATTAGATCAGACAATTCTTTCATATAATAATGAGATTGTTCAGCAAGATCAGTCCCAAAGTTGGTATGACGAGTGGATAACGGAAAAAGTGACAGAAAATTGGTTATTCTCTCAAAGTGCTCCTTATCCTGTCGGCTTTTGTTGGGCAAAAGACACAAAGATGCAGTTTAATAATTGGTATTTTTATTTTGAGCATAACATAGAGGAGTTGGATGGGGAAGAAATATTAAAAACATCCCCTTTCTTTATGACCCTTGGAGCTATGCAAACGTGGCAAGAGCTACGTCAATTTGCCTTGAAGCAGGAAAAGGATGATGTAAGCTCAGCCGTGTTCGAAGTTTTATGTAATAATGGGAACCCAGTAATTGCAGGAGAAAAATGGACAGTTGAAGCGATCCAAAAGAAAAGTATCACTTCAGAGCGAAAGCTAGAAGTATTATTAGAAGGAAAGGAATGGTATGGAAATGATAAGCTCACCATCCCGATTGAAAAGCAAGGTCAACTCATCTTCCCTTTAATTTCCGGACGTGAAAATCATAATCACTTTAAAAAACAAGAGATGTTGATGAAACCAAGGAATGATTCTGTATCTATTCATAAAGATGCTGTTTATACGGTTAGTAACGGGACAATGGTACTCAAAGCATCTAATGAATTTTACCCATGTTTATTTTCGCTGAAAAAAGATGGGGTAGAATGGTTTGACCATTCCTTTCCATTGTTAACCGCAAAAGCATGGTGGAATCCTTGGTCAGGTGGATTATTTAGTTCATTTTCAGATATTAGTTTTCGTTCTTTACAGAAAGAGTCATCTAGAATGTCAGAGGCAAAAGTAAAAGATTCATGGGGAAATGTTTGGTCGGGCATTAAAATGACCACTTCATTTGAAAAGAATGAACACTATAAAGGGTTAATGGTTGATCAATATTTCCTTTTATTAAGCGGTGTTCCTGTCCTCGCTCACATGAGTAGAATTCACCAACATACAGGTCGTTTTCTTCAAAAGAATTGGGGATCGTTTTTATCATTAAAACCTTGTAAAAAATTAGATGACTGTTACTTAGAGCATGATGATAAGGTAATATATGCGGGTAATACTGAAATTGAGACAAAAATAAGTAAACGGCATGTTTTTTCCTGTAATAATGTAAATGATGCACTAACTGTTATTGGGCGTCATGAAGAACATCATGCCTATTTAAACAAAGAGATTATGGCGCAATGGATGGATCAAGAAATAAAGATGAAAGATGGGGACTGTATTATGACAAAACCGCTATTTCTTGTAATATCCGATCAAAATTTATTGAAGACATCCTTTAAAAATCTAGATGGATTAACGTTTCAAGATGAGGTATGAAGAGATGAAAATCATTGACGCACATATCCATTTCTCTTCAATTAATAGTTTTAAAAAGACGGGCGACAACTACTCAAAAGTTGATTATAGTGAGGATGGTTTATTGAAAGAATTTGAAAAAACGAACGTAGTTTTAGGGATTGCAATGGGGGTGACAGAAACAAACCAACAAGGGTTTCCATCAAACGATGCCCAAACACCGATGGGGATTGATTTAAATGCACCTATTCCAAAGAACATCGTATATTGTCCAGGTGTGAATCCTTATACATTATCTCAAGAATCATTAAAAATTCTTGAGAAAGAAGTTCAAAAAGACAATGTTGTAGGAATCAAAATCTATTTAGGATATTATCCTTTTTATGCTTATGATGATGTCTATAAGCCTGTATATGAAATCGCTGCAAAATACGGTCTTCCAGTAGTCTTTCATACTGGAGATACATACTCTGAGAGAGGATTACTAAAGTATTCACATCCTCTAACATTGGACGAGGTCGCAGTCTTCAATCGAGATGTGTCCTTTGTGATGGCTCATTTAGGAGACCCTTGGGTTCTTGATGGGGCAGAGGTTGTCTATAAAAACGCCAATATGTATGCGGATTTATCAGGATGGGTAGTCGGGACAAAAGAAACAATAGATGCTCACTTGCAGACGAATTTTTTTGATCATATTAAACACGCCATTACGTTTTGCGATCATTATGACAAGCTTTTGTTTGGAACAGATTGGCCGCTTGTTCCTATTCAAGCGTATGTAGATTTAATTAAACGGTTTGTACCAGAACAATATCATGAAGACGTTTTTTACAATAACGCTTGCAAAGTGTTCCCAAAAATTAAACCAATTATTGGTGACTAATTCTATACCTTAAAAAGGTTTGAACCTCTCCTATAAAGAGGGGATCAAGCCTTTTTTACGATGAACATATGAGCAAAAAACTTACAATCGCTCACTTTCCCATGGTAAAGTAAGGATGAAAGTAACTATTTCTTTACGAAAGGGGCTAACTATTTAATGAAAATCTTAGTTTTAGGAGGCACGCGTTTTTTTGGGAAAAGACTAGTAGATCTATTAATAGAAGAAGGTCATGACGTCACGATTGTAACGAGGGGAATAACAGCTGATTCATTTGGAAAAATGGTACAGCGAATGAAAGTCGACAGAGAAGATAAAATTCAACTTAAACAGGCCATTGGCGACCAAAAATGGGATGTCGTTTACGATAATATCTGCTATTCTCCTCAAACGGCTTTAGAAGCATGTGAGCTGTTTAAAGGGAAAGTTAGTCATTACATTTTCACTTCTTCCTTGTCTGTTTACCATAGTCAAAAAGAAAAGTTAACAGAACAAGACTTCAATCCTTATACATATCCCATTGAACAAGGACCTAAAGAAAACTTTTCATATAGTGAAGGAAAGCGATTAGCTGAGGCTGTTTTTTATCAGCAGGCTGAATTTCCTGTTAGTGCGGTTCGTTTTCCGATTGTTCTTGGTACAGATGATTATACGAAAAGGTTACACTTCCATATTGACCACGTAAAAGAGGACTTACCAATTGGTGTTCCGAATAAAGATGCCGTTATGTCTTATATTCAATCTGATGAAGCCGCTCAATTTTTACAATGGCTTAGTAAAAGTAGAATTGAAGGACCCATTAATGCATGCTCAAATGGAGAGCTTTCATTAAAAGAGATATTAACTTTAATTGAAAGAGAAGTAGGAAAAACGGCAATCATACAAGATGAAACCAATAAGCAGAACCAATCTCCTTTTGGTGCAAAAGAAAATAATGTGATGGCAAACGACAAGGCGAAAGAGGCTGGGTTTGAGTTTAACGATTTACATGAATGGTTTCCTAGGCTTGTAGGAGAACTAGCCGAATAGAAGAAGAGAGAATCAACACCCATACAAAAGATAGCCTCTAAAGGATAAAAAAAAAATAGCTGTCATAAAGGTTTTTAGACAGCTATTTTCGAATTTATATTGAAACTGCATATAAGCTTCTCTTATTTTTCTCTCCAAAAGACTCCAATTGTCCCTTTTCCAGAATGAGTTCCTAATGATGGGCTTAACATACTAATTCTTGTTTTTATATTTGGATATTTTTCTTTCAGTGTCTTTTTCCATTCAAGAGCTCTCTGTTCACAGGCACTATGGGCAATATAAATATCACTAGCAATCGTGCCATTTTGAATCTTTTCAAAAATAGTTTCTAACACTTTTTTTTCAGCTTTTCTCATCGTTCTCACTTTTTGTTTCAATAACATTAAGCCATCTTCAACAGATATTATCGGTTTAATATTTAATAAATTCCCTAAAAAAAACTGACGATTAGACAATCGCCCACTTTTTCGAAACTGCTCTAGATTTCCAATCAATAACAATGCTTTCATTTTATCTGCCATTTTCGATAAGGTGTCGGCAATTCCAGAACTATTTAAGCCACTTTCTTGTAACTTAATCCCTTGCATAAGTAAGTCATACATACCACCTACACCCGTTTTAGAATCAATGGCAAGTAAAGGGAAGCCAACTATTTCAGCTGCTTGAACGGACGTATTATAAGTTCCACTTAGTTTACTAGATATATGAACAGCTATGCCAATTTCGTATTCATCTTTTAAACTCTCATAAAAAGAAACGAACTCTCCTAAGGAAGGTTGGCTAGTTGATAGATCACTAGAACCATCTATTGACTCATAAAATTGTTCAGCCGAAATGTCAACGCCATCTTTATATACATTTCCGTCATGAATAATCGTGACCGGGATAATATGAATATTCATTTTTTCTGCTACTTCTTTTGGTATACAGGCTACGCTATCTGTAATCCAAGCAATTGGTTGTTTATGTGAAATAGGAAACACACCCTTTTTATAGTTATAGACTGAGAAGTTAATGAAAAATTTTATCAAATGTATTATAGTATAAAACTTTCAAGATAGGTATGAGAAGAAAAGGAAATTGCTTCTTTAAATATATTTGATCATGGCATTATATTCGAATAAATCTGCATATCAAAAAGCAGCGAAGAAAAAATAGATGAACAGAAAATAAAATTGAAGCATACTGATTGTGATTCATTTCACATGAATACTCTCCCGTTTCATTTAAAATGTTCAATCAGGGAGGGGAAAACTGTGAGAAATTTTAACCAAGATCCATTCATCGTGATATGGGAGTTAACACGAGCATGTCAGCTTAAATGTTTACATTGTCGTGCTGAAGCACAGTATAAAAAAGATCCAAATGAATTGACCTTTGAAGAAGGGGAAAAACCTAATTGATCAAATTGATCAAATGAATCAACCACTCCTCGTTTTTACGGGTGGAGACCCTTTAATGAGAGATGATGTTTTTGAATTGGCTGATTATGCTATTAAAAAAGGGATACGAGTGTCCATGACGTCAAGTGCAACCACTCTTGTCACGAGAGAAGCAGTTAAAAAGGCAAAAGATGTAGGTGTTTCAAGGTGGGCATTTAGTCTAGATGGACCGACTGCTAAAGTACATGATCACTTCAGAGGTGTGGATGGTCCGTTTGAGTTAACGATGGATGTGATTAACTATTTACACGAATTTGATTTACCTCTGCAAATTAATACCGTTATCTCGAAATATAATATGGATGTTCTCGAAGAAATGGCACAATTAGTAGGGGATTTGAAGTGTGTTCTTTGGAGCGTTTTCTTTTTAGTCCCAACTGGGAGAGGGCAGCAGTCAGACATGATCTCGCCACTTCAACATGAACAAGTCTTTAAATGGTTGTATAAAAAAAGCAAACAAGTTCCATTTGATATTAAAACGACTGCCGGACAACATTATCGACGGGTGGTTCTACAGCAAAAAATGAAGGAGGAGCATACGAAAAGTATTTTATACGATCATGTGTTAAATAAGGGATTAACAGGACAAGTAGATGGGTTAGGAAGAGCGCCAAAAGGTGTCAATGATGGAAACGGCTGTTTATTTATTTCACATACTGGAGATGTTTATCCAAGTGGTTTATTACCATTAAAAACAGGCAATGTAAAAGAAACGCCATTAGCGTCAATTTATCGAGAATCCCCCGTTTTTCAAGGGTTAAGAGACCCAGACCGATATTCAGGAAAATGTGGCGTTTGCGAGTATCATTACATATGTGGTGGCTCAAGATCTCGAACTTATGCGATCACAGGTGATTACTTAGCAAGTGAGCCTTATTGTATCTATATTCCTAAAGCGATGAGACACGAGAAAGTGAATAGTTAAATAGGATCAATTTACCCTCTAGTTTTCAATAGCTGTGAGGGTTTTTTTGTTCGTAAAAGTCATATTGTTGCTTTGATGACCGTATGTTGATACTAATTGTCTGTTATCTAGGGAGGAGCAAACGAATGAAGGTGTATTACTCTTGTTTTGTTGATGTTCACCCAAAGTTTCAATATCAATGCTGGATTTGGATACATTCGTTATTAAAATTAGCAAAGATAGCTCCTGAATGTATATGGGTTCATTACAGAAAAGGGGTTGATGAACTATTTTTAGAAAAAATTGCTTCTTTTCGAATAAACACGAAAGAATTAGATTGCATGCATGAACAAAAGGAATTAACGAAAATAACACAGCTAGCAAATAAACGATTTGAAGAAGCTGATGTCATTGTCTTAATGGATACGGATATGATCATGACAACAAGTATTCATGATAAAATTGATTGTCATTTTATTAGTGGGAAAGTTGTTGATTTTCCTAATCCAAAGATTTCTATCTTGGATGAACTGTTCATTCAAGCAGAGTTAAGTAACTCGTTGGGTGTGATTAAAGCAGATTTTAGTCAGGAAATCACTTATAAAGGTTATTTAAATCGTGGACTCTATATCATACCTAAAAAATTCATTTCAACTATTTTTAAAGGATGGAACAAATGGGCATTATGGCTAGTGGAAAACAAAGCATTATTAAAAAAAGACCACAACTTTTTGTTTGAGCAAGTAAGCTTTTGTCTGACTATCCATGAAAACAATCTTCCTGTTAATCATCTCTCCAGTATTTATAATTATCCCTTAGATCATCATTCTTCTAAAATAGGATCCCCTATCATTATTCGCTACCATAAAACTCTAGATCAACCTAAATTACTTCCCATTCCACCAAATGCTAATCAATCCTATAAAAACTGTTTAAAGAAAGTAAATGAGATGATCGGGGGGTCAATTTGACAATAGTACCTTCTGGAATTATCGTTATCGAGCAAATCCAGACCTTGGTTCAGGTATTGGCAGTAGAGGAGAAAACCTTCAAATAAAAAGAAACTATTTAAGAAAACTAGACATAGAGAAGGGGAGCGTTTTAGATGTCGGCTGCGGCGACCTTCAAGTTATGAAAGACTTTAATATCCAATCTTATTTAGGGATAGACTCAAGTGAAGAAGCTTTGTCTCTGGCTAAACAGAAAAAACCTGAATGGACGTTTATAAAAGCAGGAAGCATCCCTGTTCATCAAATAACGCCTAGAGATGTGGTCATTTGTTTTGACGTATTAATTCATCAAAAAAGAAGAGAGGATTTTGGTTGACCTTATTCACTTTATCATCAAAAAAACGAAAAAGAGGCTTCTTGTTTCTGGTTACACGGTTAAAGAACTTCATCATGAAACCAATCATATGCTTCAATTCCATCAGCCTCTACCAGAAGCGATCAAACAACATAAAAAATTCGAAAGTGTGATGAGATTGTTTAAAATAAATGATACAGACTATTATGCTTGCGATGTAAAACTAGATCGAACGTACT
This portion of the Bacillus carboniphilus genome encodes:
- a CDS encoding GNAT family N-acetyltransferase; translated protein: MEKILKPIKIVEYSENLADAVADMWNNSNEGWGGSTNQTTAEEVRIAEANSSNLKLFLALEEDKVVGYCSLSEYREDSGSLYIPLLNVRPDYHGRKIGKMLVLHAVNETIQRGWPRVDLYTWPGNTKAVPLYKRCGFFWEDRDDTTHLMNFIPSVMQTEVVQPYFNKVDWYNASQREIQVVPDGLEEGSYTYFEYRWFDESAGSLRMQFEKSGRGLRLIETDDYIIEAKIANFELICNGKYAVQFHIKNKSTQPLSFKLKGKDVDNIHFPINENIMIEDEKLIERSFQLRVFVEEQSPWRTHPSVQTDIWINGMKATFGVGIKPILPSAIKAKASASYIGEETEFYLDIENQSHKNQTFSFTLPTSDVVQIHEPSISIQLAGKERTSLPISMTLTQYGFYSPELSIDVVDQEGNSQTFNKKIGIGFPGIGGQFFGECDEYWHMYNGLNHAVYRKFNNEFIVGRKVSNNHPTRIMSPKLGKPYSDEFSKAKPVQVETIIKGSTTILKVHLLSLKYLNILLTQVFKLYAEGFVESYFEVKNKGKENINDLFVQQPVFHKLDQTILSYNNEIVQQDQSQSWYDEWITEKVTENWLFSQSAPYPVGFCWAKDTKMQFNNWYFYFEHNIEELDGEEILKTSPFFMTLGAMQTWQELRQFALKQEKDDVSSAVFEVLCNNGNPVIAGEKWTVEAIQKKSITSERKLEVLLEGKEWYGNDKLTIPIEKQGQLIFPLISGRENHNHFKKQEMLMKPRNDSVSIHKDAVYTVSNGTMVLKASNEFYPCLFSLKKDGVEWFDHSFPLLTAKAWWNPWSGGLFSSFSDISFRSLQKESSRMSEAKVKDSWGNVWSGIKMTTSFEKNEHYKGLMVDQYFLLLSGVPVLAHMSRIHQHTGRFLQKNWGSFLSLKPCKKLDDCYLEHDDKVIYAGNTEIETKISKRHVFSCNNVNDALTVIGRHEEHHAYLNKEIMAQWMDQEIKMKDGDCIMTKPLFLVISDQNLLKTSFKNLDGLTFQDEV
- a CDS encoding DegV family protein codes for the protein MFPISHKQPIAWITDSVACIPKEVAEKMNIHIIPVTIIHDGNVYKDGVDISAEQFYESIDGSSDLSTSQPSLGEFVSFYESLKDEYEIGIAVHISSKLSGTYNTSVQAAEIVGFPLLAIDSKTGVGGMYDLLMQGIKLQESGLNSSGIADTLSKMADKMKALLLIGNLEQFRKSGRLSNRQFFLGNLLNIKPIISVEDGLMLLKQKVRTMRKAEKKVLETIFEKIQNGTIASDIYIAHSACEQRALEWKKTLKEKYPNIKTRISMLSPSLGTHSGKGTIGVFWREK
- a CDS encoding NAD-dependent epimerase/dehydratase family protein, whose product is MKILVLGGTRFFGKRLVDLLIEEGHDVTIVTRGITADSFGKMVQRMKVDREDKIQLKQAIGDQKWDVVYDNICYSPQTALEACELFKGKVSHYIFTSSLSVYHSQKEKLTEQDFNPYTYPIEQGPKENFSYSEGKRLAEAVFYQQAEFPVSAVRFPIVLGTDDYTKRLHFHIDHVKEDLPIGVPNKDAVMSYIQSDEAAQFLQWLSKSRIEGPINACSNGELSLKEILTLIEREVGKTAIIQDETNKQNQSPFGAKENNVMANDKAKEAGFEFNDLHEWFPRLVGELAE
- a CDS encoding amidohydrolase family protein is translated as MKIIDAHIHFSSINSFKKTGDNYSKVDYSEDGLLKEFEKTNVVLGIAMGVTETNQQGFPSNDAQTPMGIDLNAPIPKNIVYCPGVNPYTLSQESLKILEKEVQKDNVVGIKIYLGYYPFYAYDDVYKPVYEIAAKYGLPVVFHTGDTYSERGLLKYSHPLTLDEVAVFNRDVSFVMAHLGDPWVLDGAEVVYKNANMYADLSGWVVGTKETIDAHLQTNFFDHIKHAITFCDHYDKLLFGTDWPLVPIQAYVDLIKRFVPEQYHEDVFYNNACKVFPKIKPIIGD
- a CDS encoding class I SAM-dependent methyltransferase is translated as MEKGSVLDVGCGDLQVMKDFNIQSYLGIDSSEEALSLAKQKKPEWTFIKAGSIPVHQITPRDVVICFDVLIHQKRREDFG